In Pseudomonas sp. ADAK18, a single window of DNA contains:
- the iscR gene encoding Fe-S cluster assembly transcriptional regulator IscR: protein MRLTTKGRYAVTAMLDLALHAQNGPVSLADISERQGISLSYLEQLFAKLRRSNLVSSVRGPGGGYQLSRDMQGIQVAQVIDAVNESVDATKCQGLGDCHAGDTCLTHHLWCDLSLQIHDFLSGISLADLVTRREVQEVAQRQDQRRCNTKAPRLDKIEASAVE from the coding sequence ACTACAAAAGGCCGATACGCGGTAACCGCCATGCTTGATCTGGCCTTGCACGCGCAAAATGGGCCGGTGTCCCTGGCCGATATCTCCGAGCGCCAAGGCATTTCCCTGTCCTACCTCGAGCAGTTGTTCGCCAAGTTGCGCCGCAGCAATCTGGTTTCCAGTGTTCGTGGTCCAGGTGGCGGCTATCAACTGTCCCGCGATATGCAGGGCATTCAGGTGGCCCAGGTGATCGACGCGGTCAACGAGTCCGTCGATGCCACCAAATGCCAGGGCCTGGGTGATTGCCACGCCGGCGACACCTGCTTGACGCACCACTTGTGGTGCGATCTGAGCCTGCAGATCCATGATTTTTTGAGTGGTATCAGCTTGGCTGATCTTGTGACTCGCCGTGAGGTGCAAGAAGTAGCCCAGCGTCAGGACCAGCGCCGTTGCAACACCAAGGCGCCGCGTCTGGACAAGATTGAAGCGTCCGCCGTCGAGTGA
- a CDS encoding IscS subfamily cysteine desulfurase has translation MKLPIYLDYSATTPVDPRVAQKMSECLLVDGNFGNPASRSHVFGWKAEESVENARRQVADLVNADPREIVWTSGATESDNLAIKGAAHFYSTKGKHLITTKIEHKAVLDTMRQLEREGFEVTYLEPTTDGIVTPAMIEAAMREDTILVSVIHVNNEIGTINDIAAIGELTRSKGVLLHVDAAQSTGKVDIDLSKLKVDLMSFSAHKTYGPKGIGALYVSRKPRVRIEATMHGGGHERGMRSGTLATHQIVGMGEAFRVAKEDMAAENVRIKALSDRFYKQVENLEELYINGSMTARVPHNLNLSFNYVEGESLIMALKDLAVSSGSACTSASLEPSYVLRALGRNDELAHSSIRFTFGRFTTEEEVDYAAQKVCEAVTKLRTLSPLWDMYKDGVDISKIEWAAH, from the coding sequence ATGAAATTGCCGATTTACCTTGATTACTCAGCGACCACCCCGGTTGATCCGCGTGTCGCGCAAAAGATGAGCGAATGCCTGTTGGTTGACGGAAACTTCGGCAACCCGGCGTCCCGTTCCCACGTTTTCGGCTGGAAAGCTGAAGAGTCCGTGGAAAACGCTCGTCGCCAGGTCGCCGACCTGGTCAATGCCGACCCGCGTGAAATCGTCTGGACCTCCGGTGCCACCGAGTCCGACAACCTGGCAATCAAGGGCGCCGCGCATTTCTACTCCACCAAAGGCAAGCACCTGATCACCACCAAGATTGAGCACAAGGCTGTCCTCGACACCATGCGCCAACTGGAGCGTGAAGGTTTTGAAGTCACCTACCTCGAGCCAACCACCGACGGTATCGTGACCCCGGCGATGATCGAAGCTGCGATGCGTGAAGACACCATCCTGGTTTCCGTGATCCACGTGAACAACGAAATCGGCACCATCAACGACATCGCGGCCATCGGCGAGCTGACTCGCTCCAAAGGTGTTCTGCTGCACGTCGACGCCGCTCAGTCCACCGGCAAGGTCGATATCGACCTGTCGAAACTGAAAGTCGACCTGATGTCGTTCTCTGCCCACAAGACCTACGGTCCTAAAGGCATCGGTGCTCTCTACGTGAGCCGCAAGCCTCGCGTGCGCATCGAAGCCACCATGCACGGCGGCGGTCACGAGCGCGGCATGCGCTCCGGCACCCTGGCGACTCACCAGATCGTCGGCATGGGCGAAGCTTTCCGTGTAGCCAAGGAAGACATGGCTGCCGAAAACGTGCGCATCAAGGCTCTGAGCGATCGCTTCTACAAGCAGGTCGAAAACCTTGAAGAGCTGTACATCAACGGCAGCATGACTGCCCGTGTACCGCACAACCTGAATTTGAGCTTCAACTACGTCGAAGGCGAGTCGCTGATCATGGCGCTCAAGGACCTGGCGGTTTCGTCCGGCTCGGCCTGTACCTCGGCCTCTCTTGAGCCGTCCTACGTCCTGCGCGCCCTGGGCCGCAACGACGAGTTGGCGCACAGCTCGATCCGCTTTACGTTCGGCCGTTTCACCACCGAAGAAGAAGTCGACTACGCCGCGCAGAAAGTCTGCGAGGCCGTTACCAAACTGCGCACTTTGTCGCCGCTGTGGGACATGTACAAAGACGGTGTCGATATCTCCAAGATCGAGTGGGCGGCACACTAA
- the iscU gene encoding Fe-S cluster assembly scaffold IscU: MAYSEKVIDHYENPRNVGKMDAEDPDVGTGMVGAPACGDVMRLQIKVNDQGVIEDAKFKTYGCGSAIASSSLATEWMKGKTLDEAVTISNTQLAEELALPPVKIHCSVLAEDAIKAAVRDYKQKKGLI; encoded by the coding sequence ATGGCTTACAGCGAAAAGGTCATCGACCACTACGAAAACCCGCGTAACGTCGGCAAGATGGACGCGGAAGACCCAGATGTGGGCACCGGCATGGTCGGCGCTCCGGCGTGCGGCGACGTTATGCGCCTGCAGATCAAGGTCAACGATCAAGGTGTCATCGAAGATGCCAAGTTCAAGACCTACGGCTGCGGTTCGGCGATCGCCTCCAGCTCCCTGGCGACCGAATGGATGAAAGGCAAGACCCTGGATGAGGCTGTCACCATCAGCAACACCCAACTGGCCGAAGAACTGGCCTTGCCGCCAGTGAAAATCCACTGCTCGGTACTCGCAGAAGACGCCATCAAGGCGGCCGTTCGCGACTACAAGCAGAAGAAAGGCTTGATCTAA
- the iscA gene encoding iron-sulfur cluster assembly protein IscA, whose product MAISMTEAAAKHVRRSLDGRGKGEGIRLGVRTTGCSGLAYVLEFVDEVVEEDQVFESHGEKVIIDPKSLTYLDGTELDFVKEGLNEGFKFNNPNVRGECGCGESFNI is encoded by the coding sequence ATGGCTATCAGCATGACAGAAGCGGCGGCTAAACACGTGCGACGCTCCCTTGACGGGCGCGGCAAAGGTGAGGGGATTCGTCTGGGTGTTCGCACCACGGGCTGTTCCGGCCTTGCCTACGTGCTGGAGTTTGTCGATGAGGTGGTCGAGGAAGATCAGGTGTTCGAAAGTCACGGCGAGAAAGTGATTATCGACCCGAAAAGCCTGACCTACCTGGACGGCACCGAACTCGATTTCGTCAAGGAAGGGTTGAACGAAGGCTTCAAGTTCAACAACCCCAACGTACGCGGTGAATGTGGCTGCGGCGAAAGCTTCAACATCTGA
- the hscB gene encoding co-chaperone HscB gives MGTPCHFALFELQPSFRLDLDQLATRYRELARGVHPDRFADASEREQRLALEQSASLNEAYQTLKNPPKRARYLLAMGGRELPLEVTVQDPDFLMQQMQWREELEDLQDEADLAGVAVFKRRLKVAQDELNESFAACWDDAAQREQAERLMRRMQFLDKLTYEVRQLEERLDD, from the coding sequence GTGGGTACTCCTTGTCATTTCGCTTTATTCGAGTTGCAGCCGAGTTTTCGCCTGGATCTTGACCAGCTTGCCACGCGCTATCGTGAATTGGCGCGAGGGGTGCATCCGGACCGTTTCGCTGACGCTTCCGAGCGTGAGCAACGCTTGGCGCTGGAGCAATCAGCCAGCCTCAATGAAGCCTATCAGACGCTCAAAAACCCTCCCAAACGCGCGCGCTACCTGCTCGCCATGGGCGGTCGCGAGCTGCCACTTGAGGTCACGGTTCAAGACCCTGATTTCCTGATGCAGCAGATGCAGTGGCGTGAAGAACTCGAAGACTTGCAGGACGAGGCCGATCTGGCTGGCGTCGCAGTCTTCAAGCGCCGTCTGAAAGTGGCTCAGGATGAACTCAACGAAAGCTTCGCGGCTTGTTGGGATGATGCGGCGCAACGCGAACAGGCCGAACGCCTGATGCGGCGCATGCAGTTCCTCGACAAGCTCACCTACGAAGTGCGCCAGTTAGAAGAGCGCCTCGACGATTAA
- the hscA gene encoding Fe-S protein assembly chaperone HscA produces MALLQIAEPGQSPQPHQRRLAVGIDLGTTNSLVAALRSGLSEPLPDADGQVILPSAVRYHADRTEVGESAKLAASTDPLNTVLSVKRLMGRGLSDVKQLGDQLPYRFVGGESHMPFIDTVQGPKSPVEVSADILKVLRQRAETTLGGELVGAVITVPAYFDDAQRQATKDAAKLAGLNVLRLLNEPTAAAVAYGLDQHAEGLVAIYDLGGGTFDISILRLTGGVFEVLATGGDSALGGDDFDHAIAGWIITSAGLSADLDPGAQRNLLQTACAAKEALTDAASVEVSYGSWSAQLTRDAFDALIEPMVARSLKACRRAVRDSGIELEDVGAVVMVGGSTRVPRVREAVAEAFGRQPLTEIDPDQVVAIGAAIQADTLAGNKRDGGELLLLDVIPLSLGLETMGGLMEKVIPRNTTIPVARAQDFTTYKDGQSAMAIHVLQGERELISDCRSLARFELRGIPAMVAGAAKIRVTFQVDADGLLSVAARELGSGVEASIQVKPSYGLTDGEIAKMLKDSFQYAGDDKVARVLREQQVDAQRLLEAVQGALDADGDRLLDAEERLVINLQMQDLAELMKGTDGYAIEQQTKRLSQVTDAFAARRMDQSVKAALAGRNLNELED; encoded by the coding sequence ATGGCCCTACTGCAGATCGCCGAACCCGGCCAAAGTCCTCAACCGCACCAGCGTCGTCTGGCGGTCGGGATTGACTTGGGCACTACCAATTCGTTGGTCGCTGCGTTGCGCAGCGGTCTTTCCGAACCGCTGCCCGACGCTGATGGCCAGGTCATCCTGCCGTCTGCCGTGCGTTATCACGCTGACCGCACCGAAGTCGGTGAGTCAGCAAAGCTGGCGGCATCTACCGACCCCCTGAACACCGTGCTGTCAGTCAAGCGCTTGATGGGTCGCGGTCTGTCCGACGTCAAGCAACTGGGCGACCAACTGCCATACCGCTTTGTCGGTGGCGAGTCCCATATGCCGTTCATCGACACCGTCCAGGGCCCGAAAAGCCCGGTGGAAGTGTCGGCGGATATCCTCAAGGTTCTGCGCCAGCGCGCCGAAACCACCTTGGGCGGTGAGCTGGTCGGTGCGGTGATCACTGTTCCTGCGTATTTCGATGACGCTCAGCGCCAGGCTACCAAGGACGCGGCAAAACTTGCCGGCCTGAACGTGCTGCGCTTGCTCAACGAGCCGACCGCTGCCGCTGTGGCTTACGGTCTCGATCAACACGCCGAAGGCCTGGTCGCTATTTACGATCTGGGTGGCGGTACGTTTGATATCTCTATTCTGCGCCTGACCGGCGGTGTCTTCGAAGTCCTGGCTACCGGTGGCGACAGCGCCCTGGGTGGTGACGATTTCGATCACGCCATTGCTGGTTGGATCATTACCAGTGCCGGGTTGTCTGCCGATCTGGATCCGGGCGCGCAACGTAACTTGCTACAAACCGCCTGCGCCGCGAAAGAAGCACTGACTGACGCCGCGTCGGTTGAAGTTTCCTACGGTAGCTGGTCGGCCCAACTGACGCGCGACGCCTTTGATGCGCTGATCGAGCCAATGGTCGCCCGCAGCCTGAAAGCTTGCCGCCGCGCCGTTCGTGATTCCGGTATCGAGTTGGAAGACGTCGGCGCCGTGGTTATGGTGGGTGGTTCGACTCGGGTGCCACGCGTTCGCGAAGCCGTTGCCGAAGCCTTTGGTCGCCAGCCGCTGACCGAAATCGATCCGGATCAAGTGGTGGCCATTGGTGCCGCGATCCAAGCCGATACCCTTGCCGGCAACAAACGCGATGGTGGCGAACTGCTTCTGCTCGACGTGATTCCGTTGTCCCTGGGGCTGGAAACCATGGGCGGCCTGATGGAGAAGGTGATTCCACGTAACACCACCATCCCTGTCGCTCGCGCCCAGGACTTCACGACGTACAAAGATGGCCAGTCGGCCATGGCGATTCATGTGTTGCAGGGCGAGCGTGAGCTGATCAGCGACTGCCGCTCCTTGGCACGCTTTGAGCTGCGCGGTATTCCGGCCATGGTTGCCGGCGCGGCGAAGATTCGCGTGACCTTCCAGGTCGATGCCGACGGCTTGCTCAGCGTTGCTGCCCGTGAGTTGGGCTCGGGCGTTGAAGCCAGCATCCAGGTCAAGCCGTCCTACGGCCTGACCGACGGCGAAATCGCCAAGATGCTCAAGGATTCGTTCCAGTACGCCGGTGACGACAAGGTCGCCCGTGTACTGCGTGAGCAGCAGGTCGATGCCCAGCGCCTGCTCGAAGCGGTGCAGGGCGCCCTGGATGCTGATGGCGACCGCCTGCTGGATGCTGAAGAACGCCTGGTCATCAACCTGCAGATGCAGGACTTGGCCGAACTGATGAAAGGCACCGATGGTTACGCCATCGAGCAGCAGACCAAGCGCCTGTCGCAAGTGACCGATGCCTTTGCCGCCCGTCGTATGGACCAGTCGGTAAAAGCCGCCCTGGCGGGCCGCAACTTGAATGAACTTGAGGATTAA
- the fdx gene encoding ISC system 2Fe-2S type ferredoxin, with protein sequence MPQIIFLPHAEHCPDGMVVEAETGKSILEVAHDNHIEIESACGGVNACTTCHCIIREGFNSLEEADELEEDYLDRAWGLEPTSRLSCQAKVGTEDLTVEIPKYSLNHAAEAPH encoded by the coding sequence ATGCCGCAGATCATTTTTCTGCCACACGCCGAGCATTGCCCGGACGGTATGGTTGTGGAGGCTGAGACCGGCAAGTCCATTCTCGAAGTCGCTCACGACAACCACATCGAGATCGAAAGCGCCTGCGGCGGCGTCAACGCCTGTACAACCTGTCACTGCATCATCCGTGAAGGTTTCAATAGCCTCGAAGAGGCTGATGAGCTGGAAGAGGACTATCTTGATAGGGCGTGGGGTCTGGAGCCGACATCGCGCTTGAGCTGTCAGGCAAAAGTGGGAACAGAAGACCTTACCGTCGAAATTCCGAAATACTCGCTTAACCATGCCGCCGAAGCGCCGCACTGA
- the iscX gene encoding Fe-S cluster assembly protein IscX: MSYGWNDVQRIAEELAEAKPGVSPLTVNFVDLQRWIMELPDFDNTSGRCGEKVLEAVQALWIEEID, translated from the coding sequence ATGAGTTACGGTTGGAATGATGTACAACGCATTGCTGAAGAACTGGCTGAAGCCAAGCCGGGTGTCAGTCCGCTGACGGTCAACTTCGTCGACCTGCAACGATGGATCATGGAGTTGCCTGATTTCGACAATACCTCCGGTCGCTGCGGCGAGAAGGTGTTGGAGGCCGTCCAGGCGCTCTGGATCGAAGAAATAGACTGA
- the ndk gene encoding nucleoside-diphosphate kinase: MAVQRTFSIIKPDAVAKNVIGEITTRFEKAGLKVVASKLKQLSKAEAEGFYAEHSARGFFGDLVAFMISGPVVVQVLEGENAIALNRELMGATNPKEAAAGTIRADFADSIDANAVHGSDSEAAAAREISYFFAATEVTTR; this comes from the coding sequence ATGGCTGTTCAACGTACTTTCTCCATCATCAAGCCTGACGCTGTTGCAAAAAACGTCATCGGCGAGATCACCACTCGTTTCGAAAAAGCCGGCCTGAAGGTTGTAGCTTCGAAACTCAAGCAACTGTCCAAGGCTGAAGCTGAAGGCTTCTACGCTGAGCACAGCGCCCGTGGTTTCTTCGGTGACCTGGTTGCTTTCATGATCTCCGGTCCTGTTGTTGTCCAGGTTCTGGAAGGCGAAAACGCTATCGCTCTGAACCGTGAGCTGATGGGCGCTACCAACCCTAAAGAAGCTGCTGCTGGCACCATCCGTGCTGACTTCGCTGACTCCATCGATGCCAACGCTGTACACGGTTCGGACTCCGAAGCCGCTGCTGCTCGCGAAATCTCGTACTTCTTCGCAGCTACTGAAGTAACCACTCGCTAA
- the rlmN gene encoding 23S rRNA (adenine(2503)-C(2))-methyltransferase RlmN, translating to MTTLTAKTNLLGLTQQEMEKFFDSIGEKRFRAAQVMKWIHHLGVDDFDAMTNVSKALRDKLKTIAEVRGPEVVSEDISTDGTRKWVVRVASGSCVETVYIPQGKRGTLCVSSQAGCALDCSFCSTGKQGFNSNLTAAEVIGQVWIANKSFGSIPATADRAITNVVMMGMGEPLLNFDNVVAAMHLMMDDLGYGISKRRVTLSTSGVVPMIDELAKHIDVSLALSLHAPNDALRNQLVPINKKYPLKMLLESCQRYMATLGEKRVLTIEYTMLKDINDKVEHAVEMIELLKNVPCKINLIPFNPFPHSGYERPSNNAIRRFQDQLHHAGFNVTVRTTRGEDIDAACGQLVGQVLDRTRRSERYIAVRELSADSDMPQSAATRT from the coding sequence ATGACTACATTGACTGCAAAAACCAACCTGCTGGGTCTGACTCAACAGGAAATGGAAAAATTCTTCGACTCAATCGGGGAGAAGCGTTTCCGTGCCGCTCAGGTAATGAAGTGGATTCACCATCTTGGTGTCGATGATTTCGACGCCATGACGAACGTCAGCAAGGCCCTGCGCGACAAGCTCAAGACCATTGCCGAAGTTCGCGGCCCCGAGGTTGTCAGCGAGGACATCTCCACCGACGGCACCCGTAAGTGGGTGGTGCGTGTGGCGTCCGGTAGCTGCGTCGAGACCGTCTACATTCCCCAGGGCAAACGCGGCACTCTGTGCGTTTCGTCCCAGGCAGGCTGTGCCCTGGACTGCAGTTTCTGCTCCACTGGCAAGCAAGGTTTCAATAGCAACCTCACCGCCGCCGAAGTCATCGGCCAGGTGTGGATTGCCAATAAATCGTTCGGCAGCATCCCGGCGACCGCCGATCGTGCCATCACCAATGTGGTGATGATGGGCATGGGTGAGCCGCTGCTGAACTTCGACAACGTCGTCGCGGCCATGCATTTGATGATGGACGACCTGGGCTACGGCATCTCCAAGCGCCGTGTGACCCTGTCGACCTCCGGCGTGGTGCCGATGATCGATGAGCTGGCCAAGCACATCGACGTCTCCCTGGCGTTGTCCCTTCACGCACCGAATGACGCATTGCGTAACCAATTGGTGCCGATCAACAAGAAGTATCCGCTTAAGATGCTGCTCGAATCTTGCCAGCGCTACATGGCGACCTTGGGTGAGAAGCGTGTGTTGACCATTGAGTACACCATGCTCAAGGACATCAACGACAAGGTCGAGCACGCGGTCGAGATGATCGAGCTGCTCAAGAATGTACCGTGCAAGATCAACCTGATTCCGTTTAACCCGTTTCCCCATTCTGGCTACGAGCGGCCGAGCAACAACGCCATCCGCCGCTTCCAGGATCAACTGCACCATGCCGGCTTCAATGTCACTGTACGCACCACCCGTGGTGAAGACATCGATGCGGCATGTGGCCAACTGGTAGGACAGGTGCTGGATCGCACCCGTCGTAGCGAACGTTATATCGCCGTGCGTGAGTTGAGCGCTGACAGCGATATGCCGCAAAGCGCTGCGACTCGAACCTGA
- the pilW gene encoding type IV pilus biogenesis/stability protein PilW — translation MPLRLALLLLVASLTTGCVSSGYDSPLQTGKGRDEARAAYVQLGLGYLQQGMTEQAKVPLKKALELDGNDADANAALALVFQAQAEPELAAEYFQKALASRPADPRLLNNYGSFLFQQKRYDLASDYFQQAAADTLYPERSRVFENLGVTSMLLGQRDTARQQLEKALHLNQHQPRALLEMAELSFEDRHYVPARDYYERFSLLSGQNARSLLLGVRLATVHEERDKAARFGQQLERLYPGTPEYQQYLSEQ, via the coding sequence ATGCCCTTGCGCCTTGCGCTGCTGTTGCTGGTTGCCAGTCTCACGACTGGCTGTGTTTCATCGGGCTATGACAGCCCTTTGCAAACCGGCAAGGGCCGTGATGAGGCGCGTGCTGCCTATGTGCAGTTGGGCTTGGGCTACTTGCAGCAAGGGATGACCGAGCAGGCCAAGGTTCCATTGAAGAAGGCTCTTGAGCTGGATGGCAACGATGCCGACGCCAACGCGGCATTGGCCCTGGTGTTTCAGGCTCAGGCCGAACCTGAGTTAGCCGCCGAGTATTTCCAGAAGGCTCTGGCTTCACGTCCTGCCGATCCACGCTTGCTGAATAATTACGGCAGCTTTTTGTTTCAGCAGAAACGCTATGATCTGGCGTCCGATTATTTCCAGCAGGCTGCGGCGGATACCCTTTACCCTGAGCGCTCGCGGGTTTTCGAGAACCTTGGGGTGACTTCAATGCTTCTCGGCCAGCGCGACACCGCCCGCCAGCAACTGGAAAAAGCCCTGCACCTGAACCAGCATCAGCCACGAGCGTTGCTCGAAATGGCTGAGTTGTCCTTCGAAGACAGGCATTATGTGCCGGCACGTGACTATTACGAGCGTTTTAGCCTGCTCAGCGGGCAAAATGCACGTAGTCTATTGCTCGGTGTGCGCTTGGCGACGGTTCATGAGGAACGCGACAAGGCCGCACGTTTTGGCCAGCAATTAGAACGACTCTATCCCGGTACGCCGGAATATCAGCAATACCTGTCGGAGCAATGA
- a CDS encoding RodZ family helix-turn-helix domain-containing protein, with the protein MKAAHPEVVAANRINPGETLRQARESNGWSLAEVALKLNLTTTSLGNLETGAFDKLPGHTFARGYIRAYAKLLGIDQTALVQEFDQFTGTDSQGSNVHGLGRIEEPVRVSHTILRIVSLLLLIAVIGGGFVWWQDQTSLRSKDLVSNAMEHVEVESADGTTQIHPLDEPEEPAATQTQTTPEGQANLDLQAGQPAVEASVDPAATAVAPAPAVPATPTTPIHAPVAAVQAPVTTAPVAPVAPAVAAPIAPALIAGDGRVQITYVADCWTQVTDGNSKVLFSGLKRKGDTLDQGGKPPLTLRLGFARGAQVAYNGQPVDVAPFTSGETARLKLGQ; encoded by the coding sequence ATGAAAGCGGCGCACCCGGAAGTTGTAGCAGCTAATCGCATAAACCCAGGCGAGACCTTGCGTCAGGCCCGCGAAAGTAATGGTTGGTCGCTGGCAGAAGTGGCCCTCAAGCTCAATTTGACCACCACTTCATTGGGAAACCTGGAAACCGGCGCGTTCGACAAGCTGCCAGGGCATACCTTTGCCCGGGGCTATATCCGCGCCTATGCCAAATTGCTGGGTATTGATCAGACCGCGCTGGTCCAGGAATTCGACCAGTTCACCGGTACCGACTCCCAAGGCAGTAATGTCCATGGCCTGGGCCGCATTGAAGAGCCGGTACGGGTTTCCCACACTATTTTGCGAATTGTCAGTCTGTTGCTGCTGATCGCTGTAATCGGTGGTGGTTTCGTCTGGTGGCAGGACCAAACGTCCTTGCGCTCCAAAGACCTGGTCAGCAACGCTATGGAACATGTCGAAGTCGAAAGTGCCGACGGTACCACCCAGATTCATCCGCTTGACGAGCCGGAAGAGCCGGCTGCGACTCAGACCCAAACGACACCTGAAGGCCAGGCCAACCTGGATCTGCAAGCGGGTCAGCCGGCTGTTGAAGCCAGCGTTGACCCAGCCGCTACGGCGGTTGCCCCAGCCCCGGCTGTGCCTGCAACGCCAACAACCCCGATTCATGCTCCGGTAGCGGCGGTCCAGGCCCCAGTCACGACGGCTCCGGTCGCTCCGGTAGCACCGGCGGTTGCCGCACCAATAGCCCCAGCGCTTATCGCGGGTGACGGGCGTGTACAGATTACCTACGTTGCTGACTGCTGGACGCAAGTCACTGACGGTAATAGCAAAGTGTTGTTTAGTGGTCTGAAGCGTAAGGGAGATACGCTTGACCAAGGCGGCAAGCCTCCTTTGACGCTGCGTCTGGGCTTTGCCCGTGGCGCGCAAGTGGCCTACAACGGCCAGCCTGTGGACGTGGCGCCGTTCACCAGTGGCGAGACTGCTCGCCTGAAGTTGGG